TGGTCACAGTCACAGAGAACTTCTTGTCCAGGATCTCACTGTATAGCTCACGCTGGAACAGCTGCGGCTTCCAGACCTTCTTCACTCTCTTAGAGCGCTGAGGGTTGGCAGAGACCCCTGAGTGCAGCTGCCCCTCCCAAAGGTCCGAGCGAGCAGGGCCTCTGCTCAGCCCCTCACCCTTCCTTCCCCACTGCCTTGGGTGAGCCAGACGTCCTGGCCCCTAGCCTGGTGCAGCCCGACCCCACCTTGGACCCGGCTGCCTCTTAAGTGGGTTTCCCTCAGTCTGCTGTTGCCCCAGGTAGCTGGTGTGGCAAAGGGAGATACCCACCCAAGAGACTCCACAGCCCCTCCAGGGTCCCACCAAGGGCAGGATGGTGTGGCTCTGTCCTTTGCAAGCTGCCTGACCCCAGGGCAGTCACTCAGTTAAGCCTGGAGAGGAGGAAGCAGCCCAGCTTCTTGTGTGTTGTGAGGACTGAGAAAGCTATGGCGAGTCAAGATGGCAGGGGGCCTCCTTCCTTACACTCCCTGCCAGCCACCTCAGGGTCTCTGCAGTGCTGCCCTCTGCCTGGCTCACTTTCCTGTGATCATCCTTTCTGTATCAGGGTACCATCTGCCAGATCTGTGACTTCACTTGCAAGTGTCCTTACAGCAGAGCTTGTGTGTCCACACCAGGGCCAGTCACTGTTCCCCTTGCTCTGAGGCTTTCTCTGGAACCCAGCACAGAAAGAAGGCGACAGAGGCCTGGCAGCCCCCTGAAGTCTGCCTGCGCCCATTACAGCTCACCCACCTTATGGCTACTGACATATCTGTGGCCCATGATCCAGCCCTCGCCTCCCCACAGCCCCAGCTGGGACTCGGGGGGATGGTAAAGGGGAATGGGCACGTCCTCCACGCGCTCCCGCTGCCCGTTCTTGGGGTTGATCTTGAACTTGGCCCCATGGGGCCTGTAGTGGACGGGAGTGGGGGTGGGCGCTTCTTCCAGGGAGCGCAAGTAGTGCTGGGGCAGGCGCGAGTAGATGCCTTCACGCATCCGGAGCTGCTTCCAGAGGTGGACGGGAAACTTGTGCAAGGGCATCGCGGCGAGGCTGGCGGGACCGAAGGCTGCCGTCACCGGCAGCCTGCCCTGGACCCGGCCGGACCGGTCCTCGCCGCCGACACCATCTTCACCCTCGACCCCTTCCTCACCCCCATCCCATCCTCACTCccaaccctaactccaaccttcgGCCTGGACTCCGATGCCCACCCGAACCTGGCCCCCGGCCCCGACCCTCGGGCCCTACCTCTGCGTGCCAAA
The sequence above is drawn from the Elephas maximus indicus isolate mEleMax1 chromosome 12, mEleMax1 primary haplotype, whole genome shotgun sequence genome and encodes:
- the MRPL28 gene encoding 39S ribosomal protein L28, mitochondrial, with translation MPLHKFPVHLWKQLRMREGIYSRLPQHYLRSLEEAPTPTPVHYRPHGAKFKINPKNGQRERVEDVPIPLYHPPESQLGLWGGEGWIMGHRYVSSHKRSKRVKKVWKPQLFQRELYSEILDKKFSVTVTMRTLDLIDKAYGFDFYILKTPKEDLCSKFGMDLKRGMLLRLARSDPQLHPDDPERRAAIYERYKEFTVPETEAEWVGLTLDEAVEKQRLLEEKDPVPLFKVYMAKLVEQLQQQALSESIVLQKKAIGK